Proteins co-encoded in one Bacillus infantis NRRL B-14911 genomic window:
- a CDS encoding dihydrodipicolinate synthase family protein — protein sequence MLDEQVKRLLFEGTVIPAHPLALNEDRTLDEDAQRRLTNYYMDSGAGGVAVGVHTTQFEIRAPRFGLYERVLRLAVEEIDKRKQKEGFIKIAGVCGHINQALEESKTAKDLGYDMVLLSNGGLSGLSEAELLERTQKVAEVMPVFGFYLQPSVGGRAFSYEFWKEFTEIPNIHAIKMAPFNRYQTLDVVRAVCHSSRGSQIALYTGNDDNIINDLLTEYEFNVNGKMVRKQIVGGLLGQWAVWTYKAVQMLDEVKAARSRREVPSSLLTLGQQLTDANAALFDSANGFKGCITGINEVLARQGLLKGNWCLLDKERLSSGQSEEIDRVCRDYPHLTDDDFVSRIPTRSGSYGQ from the coding sequence ATGCTGGATGAACAAGTAAAAAGACTGTTATTTGAAGGTACAGTCATTCCAGCCCACCCTCTTGCTCTGAACGAAGATCGGACGCTTGACGAGGATGCCCAAAGAAGGCTAACAAATTATTATATGGATTCAGGTGCCGGTGGTGTAGCAGTAGGCGTTCATACTACCCAATTTGAAATTCGCGCCCCCCGATTTGGACTTTACGAAAGGGTTTTGCGGCTCGCTGTTGAAGAAATAGATAAAAGGAAGCAAAAAGAAGGATTTATAAAAATTGCTGGTGTATGCGGTCACATTAATCAGGCTCTGGAAGAATCAAAAACTGCCAAAGATCTGGGATATGATATGGTCTTGCTCAGCAATGGAGGCCTCTCCGGCCTTTCTGAAGCAGAACTGCTGGAGCGTACTCAGAAAGTTGCCGAAGTTATGCCTGTTTTTGGGTTTTATCTGCAGCCATCAGTAGGCGGGAGAGCATTCAGCTATGAATTCTGGAAGGAATTTACCGAAATCCCGAACATCCATGCCATTAAAATGGCTCCCTTTAATCGCTATCAGACGCTTGACGTGGTCAGGGCAGTCTGCCATTCCTCACGAGGCAGCCAAATTGCTTTATACACAGGAAATGATGACAATATCATCAATGACCTTTTAACAGAATATGAGTTTAACGTTAATGGGAAAATGGTTAGAAAACAGATAGTCGGCGGACTGCTTGGCCAATGGGCAGTCTGGACATATAAGGCCGTTCAAATGCTTGATGAAGTTAAGGCCGCCAGAAGCCGCCGGGAGGTTCCTTCCTCACTGCTGACACTGGGCCAGCAGCTGACTGATGCAAACGCTGCACTATTTGACAGTGCTAATGGATTTAAAGGATGCATTACAGGAATTAATGAAGTCCTGGCAAGACAGGGGCTCTTAAAAGGAAATTGGTGCCTGCTCGATAAGGAAAGGCTAAGCTCCGGCCAGTCAGAGGAAATAGATCGTGTCTGCAGGGATTATCCGCATTTAACAGATGATGATTTTGTCAGCAGAATACCGACCAGGTCCGGGAGCTACGGACAATGA
- a CDS encoding phosphoribosyltransferase produces the protein MKNIYLDYNQISLSLDSMADEIKREGFDGLVIILRGGSFPGFHLAFLTGLPYYFLTYDRSSESAEWKGQAPGLKKVLLVEDFAGMGNTLINSKEFLIKQGMEVKTLVICKDSKSASVPDFFCFETTEENARFILPWERFRLNPAESSVSRSENIADHQFERTLWDEQLYSFVREGDGIAAGHIDKGKMAISLGFTHVVTANVEEAILISSQYPELRVAWWDGERRFMIQSKAV, from the coding sequence ATGAAAAATATATATCTTGATTATAATCAGATTTCCCTTTCGCTTGATTCTATGGCGGATGAGATAAAAAGAGAGGGCTTTGACGGGCTTGTGATTATTTTGCGGGGCGGATCTTTTCCTGGCTTTCACCTGGCTTTCCTGACGGGGCTTCCTTATTATTTTTTGACCTATGACCGCAGCAGCGAGTCGGCAGAGTGGAAAGGGCAGGCTCCGGGCCTTAAGAAAGTCCTCCTTGTTGAAGACTTTGCCGGAATGGGAAATACGCTGATTAACAGCAAAGAGTTTTTAATAAAACAAGGAATGGAAGTAAAAACACTGGTAATCTGCAAGGATTCGAAATCAGCATCAGTGCCTGACTTTTTCTGCTTTGAAACAACGGAAGAAAATGCCCGCTTCATTTTGCCGTGGGAAAGATTCAGGCTTAATCCAGCGGAAAGCAGCGTTTCTAGATCAGAAAATATCGCCGATCATCAATTTGAGAGAACCCTTTGGGATGAACAGCTCTATTCCTTTGTCCGCGAAGGCGATGGGATTGCCGCAGGTCATATTGATAAAGGGAAAATGGCGATTTCACTCGGCTTTACCCATGTGGTGACGGCGAATGTAGAAGAGGCCATTCTAATATCCTCTCAATACCCTGAGCTCAGGGTAGCATGGTGGGACGGTGAGAGAAGGTTTATGATACAGTCTAAGGCGGTATAA
- a CDS encoding helix-turn-helix domain-containing protein yields the protein MKDPIVIGVIGPEWMKEKILHCLRLFPNFYPEIRTSNDINDAPAFTKELTVISDVLLYSGIYPYSISKSEIPPHLPAHFIPLKGSGLYKALYSLKKNLCNLDCISSDILLPPEVGRTIKELGEDIDVKFYPQVFSSERVMDLADFHWSQYHSGNTNAAVTGVKAVAEELAGRGVPAEWVTPTEDDIIVTLERALLSTEKRRNLESQIVFGLIQIDRYHELVKQAASEHQIQRLNLRLYRILLDYIELLEGHLTSLNGNEYMFITTRGAFERVTRGYKWIPIIKDVGRELKLRLSLGVGFGLSANEAGTHARIALLQAKDYGGECCFIVKEDRSVFGPVELAAPISYPLSVTDSQLLKKAEESGMTAIYLQKLTSLIERKRNNQFTAYELASTLGITARSAHRIILKWMDAGILAVIGMEKISARGRPRQVYKLAESRNSKGDTNAYS from the coding sequence ATGAAAGATCCTATAGTAATCGGTGTAATTGGTCCCGAATGGATGAAAGAAAAAATTCTCCATTGTCTGCGGCTGTTCCCAAACTTCTATCCCGAAATCAGAACATCAAATGATATAAATGATGCCCCCGCTTTTACTAAGGAATTGACTGTCATTTCTGATGTTCTGCTGTATTCCGGCATATACCCTTATTCTATTTCAAAAAGTGAGATCCCTCCCCACCTGCCAGCTCATTTTATTCCTTTAAAGGGCTCTGGCCTCTATAAAGCCCTATACTCCCTTAAGAAAAATCTTTGCAACCTAGACTGTATTTCCTCAGATATTCTGCTCCCTCCTGAAGTTGGGCGAACAATAAAGGAACTTGGTGAAGACATTGATGTGAAGTTTTATCCCCAAGTCTTCTCATCAGAAAGAGTAATGGACCTGGCCGATTTTCATTGGAGCCAGTATCATTCAGGCAATACTAATGCTGCTGTTACAGGTGTAAAAGCAGTGGCTGAAGAACTCGCTGGGAGGGGAGTTCCGGCAGAATGGGTTACTCCAACAGAGGATGATATCATCGTAACGCTTGAAAGGGCACTCCTCTCAACAGAAAAGCGGAGGAACCTGGAATCCCAGATTGTCTTTGGACTGATTCAAATAGACAGATACCATGAACTGGTAAAGCAGGCTGCTTCAGAGCACCAGATCCAGCGCCTTAATCTCCGGTTATATCGAATTTTGCTTGATTATATTGAATTACTGGAGGGCCATCTCACCTCCCTGAATGGAAATGAATATATGTTCATCACAACGAGAGGAGCTTTCGAAAGGGTGACCAGGGGCTACAAATGGATCCCTATCATTAAAGATGTCGGCAGGGAGCTGAAGCTGAGGCTCTCTTTAGGAGTTGGATTCGGTCTTTCCGCCAATGAAGCCGGAACCCATGCGCGGATTGCTCTTTTGCAGGCAAAAGACTATGGGGGCGAGTGCTGTTTTATTGTAAAAGAGGATCGCAGTGTTTTCGGGCCTGTCGAATTGGCCGCTCCTATCTCCTACCCCTTGTCTGTAACTGACAGCCAGCTTCTTAAGAAGGCAGAGGAATCTGGAATGACAGCCATCTACCTGCAAAAACTTACCTCTCTCATTGAGAGAAAAAGGAATAATCAGTTTACAGCCTATGAACTAGCTTCTACGCTCGGAATCACAGCCCGAAGTGCCCATCGGATCATCTTAAAGTGGATGGATGCAGGTATCCTGGCTGTAATCGGGATGGAAAAGATTTCGGCGCGCGGAAGGCCCCGACAGGTTTATAAACTTGCAGAATCAAGAAATTCAAAGGGGGACACTAATGCATACTCTTAA
- a CDS encoding M14 family zinc carboxypeptidase produces MKVKKWIAGLSTAVVLCAGAGGTAIAAQSPDSGKAGQYEASSMAGFTDYAEMVNKLQQIEKSSQGKVSLSVVGQSNQGRDIYQARVGTGEKVVLIESEIHGNEKTGTEALLKILQYLGSSNSPEARQIRENVTLVVLPKINPDASELDRRGNDMSWEEAVQDFPQLAAAAKPAWNYYASGTIQERNYTGQPGFDVNRDFNPDLDYVPQAGDFPGRSSEPGWYITPESQTVRDVYKALKAEFGKVDVFVDLHHQGQYYVEGTDDIVTMSLSGEFVPDPNTSAGAKYAEYADQYNVEYSKQLNLAAYNALQSIGSSPFNNITLYQQNLDLPGTALGSFALNGSGTVLFEVRGQSHTLGQKKKGQLVKAVETGLNAIIEGVADGSVENLDADEYNEIPKTAYEPGL; encoded by the coding sequence ATGAAGGTAAAAAAATGGATTGCAGGATTAAGTACAGCAGTGGTTTTATGTGCGGGGGCTGGAGGCACAGCTATTGCGGCCCAATCTCCTGACAGCGGCAAGGCAGGACAGTATGAGGCCAGCTCTATGGCTGGATTTACTGACTATGCCGAAATGGTAAACAAGCTCCAGCAGATTGAGAAGAGCAGCCAGGGCAAAGTGTCGTTATCGGTTGTCGGCCAATCCAATCAGGGACGGGACATTTACCAGGCACGAGTTGGTACAGGGGAAAAAGTGGTACTGATTGAAAGCGAAATTCACGGCAATGAAAAGACGGGCACAGAGGCACTGTTAAAAATCCTTCAGTATCTCGGATCCAGCAATTCACCGGAAGCGAGGCAGATCCGTGAAAATGTCACTTTAGTGGTGCTGCCAAAAATCAACCCTGACGCTTCTGAGCTTGACCGCCGCGGAAATGATATGTCCTGGGAGGAAGCTGTGCAGGATTTCCCTCAGCTTGCAGCAGCCGCAAAGCCAGCATGGAATTATTATGCCTCAGGCACAATCCAGGAGCGAAATTACACCGGACAGCCCGGGTTTGATGTGAACCGCGACTTCAACCCTGACTTGGATTACGTACCGCAGGCCGGAGATTTCCCTGGCAGGTCAAGCGAACCCGGCTGGTACATAACACCGGAATCCCAAACCGTAAGGGATGTGTATAAAGCATTAAAGGCCGAGTTTGGGAAGGTTGATGTCTTCGTTGATCTTCACCATCAAGGACAATACTATGTAGAAGGAACGGACGACATCGTCACGATGTCCTTGTCAGGCGAGTTTGTGCCTGATCCAAATACATCTGCGGGAGCCAAATATGCGGAATATGCAGATCAATATAATGTTGAGTATTCAAAGCAGCTGAATCTAGCAGCTTATAATGCCCTTCAATCAATCGGCAGCTCGCCGTTCAATAACATCACCCTCTATCAGCAGAACCTCGACCTCCCAGGCACTGCATTGGGAAGCTTCGCCCTTAACGGAAGCGGCACGGTCCTATTCGAGGTCAGGGGCCAGTCCCATACACTGGGACAAAAGAAAAAGGGACAGCTTGTGAAGGCGGTTGAAACCGGCTTGAATGCTATTATTGAAGGAGTTGCGGACGGCTCGGTGGAGAATCTGGATGCTGATGAGTATAACGAGATTCCGAAGACCGCTTATGAGCCAGGTCTGTAA
- a CDS encoding LysM peptidoglycan-binding domain-containing protein, protein MKKLGKIVLASAMSLGILGGFGTVGTSTAEAAPPGCFGPVYYYVKSGDTLSEIAAKYGVTASYLASLNNISDPNKIYVGQRLMTYNCN, encoded by the coding sequence ATGAAAAAGCTTGGGAAAATTGTATTAGCGTCTGCTATGTCTTTAGGGATTCTGGGGGGATTCGGCACTGTAGGCACTTCCACTGCTGAAGCCGCGCCTCCAGGCTGCTTTGGCCCGGTCTATTATTATGTGAAGTCAGGAGACACTCTTTCTGAAATTGCCGCTAAGTATGGGGTGACGGCTTCCTATCTTGCATCCTTAAATAATATTTCGGATCCGAATAAGATTTATGTGGGCCAGCGTTTAATGACATATAACTGTAACTAA
- a CDS encoding VanZ family protein, with product MMSAFIFVCTCSSSFAELRKSGEVHFEWQGNPSFEELLLPWPSGADKNFAYQKAGHALAFFMLTGGLLSLIPQAYSAIIAAIYALATEFLQLYFMRSGLLLDVMVDCGGISLALLVYSLIKSAAGQSRQQKSMSQNK from the coding sequence ATGATGAGTGCCTTTATATTTGTTTGTACTTGTTCGAGCAGTTTTGCTGAATTAAGAAAATCAGGAGAAGTTCATTTTGAATGGCAGGGGAACCCTTCGTTTGAAGAACTGCTGCTGCCTTGGCCATCCGGTGCTGATAAGAATTTTGCTTACCAGAAGGCTGGGCATGCTCTTGCCTTTTTCATGTTGACTGGCGGGCTGCTGAGCCTCATCCCCCAAGCATATTCAGCTATCATTGCAGCCATATATGCGCTGGCAACAGAATTCCTGCAGCTATACTTTATGAGGAGCGGGCTGCTCCTGGATGTGATGGTGGACTGCGGAGGCATCTCCCTTGCCCTGCTTGTCTATAGTTTAATAAAGTCTGCTGCCGGCCAAAGCAGGCAGCAAAAAAGTATGAGCCAGAACAAATAA
- the codB gene encoding cytosine permease: MKKVDLDFSLSAVPQKHRSGFWRMLVVMLGLTFFSASMWSGGTLGSGLTFMQFIGIVLAGNLILGAYTGALAYIAAKTGLSTHLLTRYAFGEKGSYLSSFLLAATQVGWFGVGVAMFALPVQKVTGLDAYLLIAIAGVLMTATAFFGMKALAILSFIAVPLITILGSFSVFKATETVGGLDGLMQYQPTEAIGLAAALTICVGSFISAGTLTPDFARFANKKRSAVITTVIAFFIGNSLMFIFGAIGAIATGQSDISEVMFIQKLILPAILVLGLNIWTTNDNALYASGLGFSSITKISKSKVVIFNGIVGTILAMWLYNNFVGWLTILGAALPPVGAIILADYFIINRGKYKKFEQMRFKAVNWPAMIAWGAGVAAANFIPGIPPVNALLGAAITFVVITKLAALTANTGTITEMEKVS, encoded by the coding sequence ATGAAAAAGGTAGATTTGGATTTTTCACTGAGTGCGGTTCCGCAGAAACACCGCAGCGGTTTTTGGAGGATGCTTGTGGTGATGCTGGGGCTGACATTTTTCTCGGCGAGCATGTGGTCAGGCGGAACGCTTGGTTCAGGGCTGACTTTTATGCAGTTTATCGGTATCGTGCTGGCAGGGAACCTGATACTTGGCGCTTATACTGGAGCGCTCGCTTACATCGCGGCGAAGACGGGCTTATCCACCCATCTTCTGACGCGCTATGCATTCGGTGAAAAAGGTTCTTATCTTTCTTCATTCTTACTGGCAGCGACCCAGGTTGGCTGGTTTGGCGTCGGTGTGGCGATGTTTGCTCTTCCTGTCCAGAAGGTGACTGGGCTTGATGCGTATCTGCTGATTGCGATTGCCGGCGTCCTGATGACGGCGACGGCGTTTTTTGGAATGAAGGCACTGGCGATCTTGAGCTTTATCGCGGTTCCGCTCATCACCATTCTTGGCAGCTTTTCAGTGTTCAAGGCAACGGAAACGGTCGGAGGGCTTGACGGCCTTATGCAGTATCAGCCGACAGAAGCAATCGGGCTTGCTGCAGCATTAACGATCTGTGTGGGTTCTTTTATCAGTGCGGGAACGCTTACGCCTGACTTTGCCCGCTTTGCCAACAAGAAGCGGTCAGCAGTCATTACGACTGTAATTGCCTTCTTTATCGGAAATTCACTCATGTTCATCTTCGGTGCTATCGGCGCAATCGCAACTGGCCAATCAGATATTTCCGAAGTGATGTTCATTCAAAAATTGATCCTCCCGGCCATCCTGGTGCTCGGGCTTAATATCTGGACAACCAATGATAATGCGCTGTATGCTTCTGGCCTCGGCTTCTCAAGCATCACGAAAATCTCGAAAAGCAAGGTTGTCATTTTTAACGGAATCGTCGGTACGATCCTGGCGATGTGGCTTTACAATAACTTCGTTGGATGGCTGACCATCCTTGGGGCAGCTCTGCCGCCGGTGGGAGCCATCATTCTGGCGGATTATTTTATCATCAACAGAGGAAAATATAAGAAGTTTGAGCAAATGAGATTCAAAGCTGTCAACTGGCCGGCCATGATCGCATGGGGAGCAGGTGTGGCTGCTGCGAATTTCATCCCGGGAATTCCTCCGGTCAATGCACTGCTTGGGGCGGCAATCACATTCGTCGTCATCACCAAGCTTGCAGCTCTCACGGCAAACACAGGCACAATAACAGAAATGGAAAAGGTGAGCTAA
- a CDS encoding cytosine deaminase, whose amino-acid sequence MLIKNAKLRGKDGLWNITVRDEKITELSQGDVSDWQGEELDVKGALVSAPFIEPHIHLDTTLTAGEPEWNQSGTLIEGIQRWSQRKETLTHEDVKERAKKALKWQIAQGIQHVRTHVDVTDPTLTALKALLEVKEEMSSHVDLQLVAFPQEGILSYPSGAELMEEALKMGADVVGGIPHFEFTREYGVSSMKIAFDLAEKYDRLVDIHCDEIDDEQSRFVEVVAAEAYERGFGSKVTASHTTAMGSYNDAYAYKLFRLLKMSEINFVANPLVNIHLQGRFDTYPKRRGITRVKELLEAGMNVSFGHDDIFDPWYPLGTGNMLQVLHMGIHVSQLMGYEEIVRSFDLITDNSARTLHIEDSYGIEAGKPASFIVLDAENEYEAIRKQAAVLYSIRNGRIIAQTSPRQTSILLGEQRESINFSK is encoded by the coding sequence ATGTTAATTAAAAATGCGAAGCTTAGAGGTAAGGATGGGCTTTGGAATATAACAGTAAGAGACGAAAAGATTACGGAATTGTCGCAGGGAGATGTATCAGACTGGCAAGGTGAGGAGCTTGATGTAAAAGGGGCGCTCGTTTCAGCTCCGTTCATTGAGCCGCATATCCATCTGGATACAACACTTACAGCAGGCGAGCCTGAATGGAATCAGAGCGGAACATTGATCGAGGGGATCCAAAGATGGTCTCAGCGCAAGGAAACTTTGACACATGAGGATGTAAAGGAGCGGGCTAAAAAAGCGCTCAAGTGGCAGATCGCACAGGGAATCCAGCATGTCCGCACACATGTGGATGTGACGGATCCAACCTTGACGGCGCTAAAGGCGCTCCTGGAAGTAAAAGAAGAAATGTCTTCCCATGTTGATCTGCAGCTGGTTGCTTTTCCGCAGGAGGGGATCCTTTCTTATCCAAGCGGGGCAGAGCTGATGGAAGAAGCGCTGAAAATGGGTGCAGACGTGGTCGGCGGCATCCCGCACTTTGAGTTTACGAGAGAATATGGTGTATCTTCTATGAAAATTGCATTTGACCTTGCGGAAAAATATGACCGTCTAGTAGACATTCACTGCGACGAAATCGATGATGAGCAATCACGGTTTGTTGAGGTGGTAGCAGCGGAAGCATATGAGCGGGGGTTCGGCAGCAAGGTGACGGCCAGCCATACAACGGCGATGGGCTCCTATAATGATGCTTATGCCTACAAGCTCTTCAGGCTGCTGAAGATGTCGGAAATAAACTTTGTGGCTAACCCCCTTGTGAATATCCATCTTCAAGGCCGTTTTGATACATATCCAAAGCGGAGAGGCATCACAAGAGTGAAGGAGCTTCTCGAAGCGGGAATGAATGTGAGCTTCGGCCATGATGATATCTTTGATCCGTGGTATCCGCTCGGAACAGGCAATATGCTTCAGGTTCTCCATATGGGCATCCACGTATCCCAGCTCATGGGCTACGAAGAAATTGTCCGTTCCTTTGACTTGATTACCGATAACAGCGCCAGGACGCTTCATATCGAAGACAGCTACGGTATAGAAGCCGGAAAACCGGCCAGCTTCATTGTCCTTGACGCTGAAAATGAGTATGAAGCCATCCGCAAGCAGGCAGCGGTCCTTTATTCTATCCGAAACGGCAGGATCATTGCGCAGACAAGCCCAAGGCAGACTTCAATTTTGCTGGGGGAGCAAAGAGAAAGTATAAATTTTAGCAAATGA
- a CDS encoding Gfo/Idh/MocA family oxidoreductase yields the protein MHTLKIGMIGLDTSHCLEFTKLLNDSRHPYHVKGGKVYSAFPYYSEDLEISRSRVAGFKETLEKDYNVIMTDSIQETAASCNAIMLTAVDGRKHLSLFKELLPYRLPVFIDKPMAVSPAEAEEIYNLAQDYGVPIMSSSSLRFAESFDLFLKQHKQSITGAYFHGPLPLLEQMPGYYWYGIHMAEMAIAALGPGLKEALVRQHDEYEFALSQWEDGRIVSFRGDYEWHSRFGVILHTGEGAVPLDLLSDNKPFYACLLDEVIRFFETGISPVPWVETREVIRLVDMLTKERIKSKLI from the coding sequence ATGCATACTCTTAAAATTGGTATGATTGGCTTAGACACATCGCATTGCCTTGAATTTACAAAACTCCTAAATGACTCCCGCCATCCTTACCATGTTAAAGGGGGTAAGGTCTACTCTGCCTTTCCCTATTATTCTGAGGATCTGGAAATAAGTCGCAGCAGGGTGGCGGGGTTTAAAGAGACTTTGGAAAAAGATTATAATGTTATTATGACTGATTCTATTCAGGAAACAGCTGCTTCCTGCAATGCCATTATGCTGACTGCAGTAGACGGCAGAAAGCATCTATCCTTATTCAAAGAGCTTCTTCCCTATAGGCTTCCTGTCTTCATTGACAAGCCAATGGCCGTTTCGCCAGCTGAGGCCGAAGAGATTTACAATTTGGCACAAGATTATGGAGTACCGATCATGAGCTCCTCCTCATTAAGGTTTGCTGAATCCTTTGACCTTTTTCTCAAACAGCATAAACAATCCATAACCGGAGCCTATTTCCATGGGCCTCTTCCCTTGCTGGAGCAAATGCCCGGTTATTACTGGTATGGCATCCATATGGCAGAAATGGCCATAGCAGCATTGGGGCCAGGGCTCAAAGAAGCACTCGTTCGCCAGCATGATGAATATGAATTTGCTCTTTCCCAATGGGAAGATGGGCGAATTGTTTCCTTCAGGGGAGACTATGAGTGGCACTCCCGCTTCGGGGTCATACTCCATACAGGGGAAGGAGCTGTTCCCCTTGACTTATTAAGTGATAACAAACCTTTTTATGCCTGTCTTCTGGATGAAGTCATACGTTTTTTTGAGACTGGAATAAGCCCTGTTCCATGGGTGGAAACGCGTGAAGTGATTCGATTAGTAGACATGCTTACCAAGGAACGGATAAAAAGCAAATTGATATGA
- a CDS encoding NAD-dependent epimerase/dehydratase family protein, which yields MKTIAEMEEVMTNPSQELVNDISRLDGDIMILGAGGKMGPTLAKLAAKAVQRSDTGKRVIAVSRFSSGTLQKELEEAGIETIAADLLNEEELNGLPDIKNVIYMAGNKFGTNGNEHFTWAMNAYLPGRVADRFRNSRIVAFSTGNVYPLVPLTKGGCDEEYPVGPVGEYAQSCLGRERIFTYFSSKNQTPVTIFRLNYAIDMRYGVLLEIARQVYDEKPVDLSMGHVNVIWQGDANEYALRSLLICDSPPSLLNVTGPETVSVRWLAQQFSKTFNKQAVFINEEQPSALLNNSGKAHRLFGYPKVSLEQMIMWTAEWVSGDGAVLNKPTHFQQRQGVY from the coding sequence ATGAAAACAATTGCAGAAATGGAAGAAGTAATGACAAATCCATCACAAGAACTTGTAAACGACATAAGCAGACTGGATGGAGATATCATGATTCTGGGCGCTGGCGGAAAAATGGGTCCTACTCTCGCAAAGCTGGCTGCAAAGGCTGTGCAAAGATCAGACACCGGCAAACGGGTTATAGCTGTCTCCCGCTTTTCATCTGGCACCCTCCAAAAGGAACTGGAGGAAGCTGGTATCGAAACAATAGCCGCTGATCTGCTCAATGAAGAGGAGCTCAATGGACTCCCGGATATTAAAAATGTCATCTATATGGCCGGTAATAAATTCGGCACAAATGGCAATGAACATTTCACTTGGGCCATGAATGCCTATCTGCCGGGACGGGTTGCGGATAGATTCAGGAATTCCCGCATTGTCGCTTTTTCTACAGGCAATGTGTACCCGCTTGTTCCTCTCACTAAGGGAGGATGCGATGAAGAATACCCTGTCGGCCCTGTCGGCGAGTATGCCCAGTCCTGTCTTGGAAGGGAAAGGATCTTCACTTACTTTTCCTCTAAAAACCAGACACCTGTTACTATCTTCCGCTTGAATTATGCTATTGATATGCGTTACGGGGTGCTATTGGAGATAGCCAGGCAAGTGTATGACGAAAAGCCGGTCGACTTATCTATGGGACATGTAAATGTCATCTGGCAGGGAGATGCAAATGAGTATGCACTTCGTTCTCTGCTGATATGCGACAGTCCTCCTTCCCTGCTGAATGTAACCGGACCTGAGACTGTATCTGTCCGCTGGCTTGCCCAGCAATTCAGCAAAACTTTCAATAAACAGGCAGTCTTTATAAATGAAGAACAGCCTTCAGCGCTGCTGAATAATTCAGGCAAAGCACATCGGCTTTTTGGCTATCCTAAGGTATCGCTTGAACAGATGATCATGTGGACAGCGGAGTGGGTTTCAGGTGACGGAGCAGTCCTTAACAAACCGACTCATTTTCAGCAAAGACAAGGAGTTTATTAA
- a CDS encoding Nramp family divalent metal transporter: METGVTKSKSAPAQGLEKKKGFLNQLGPAFITSALVLGPGSLTLSSKIGAIYGMQLIWALVIVVIFMMIFTEMSTRIGLAANESFIQVMKKKWGRTASLLIGIGAFLVTASFQAGNALGSGLAVSSVTGTSASLWIIIVTLLGVAFLFSKNFYQILEKLMLGLVVLMLVSFAITLILVKPSFTEMLAGFVPIIPDGSLPLIIAITATSFSIVGACYQSYLVQEKGWKLEHRSSGMRETYLGIFILGLISLMIMLCAAAILKPQGIVVNSVSDMGLALEPLYGNWAAILFMLGLFGASFSSLMGNATIGGALLSDGLGLGSKLTSKSVKGFIILVMAFGSLVGIIFGSAPVNMIIFAQAITIVIVPFIAIAILSVANDEKIMGSMKNTLWKNVLGIAGLAVLILLAINNIITIFFK, translated from the coding sequence ATGGAAACCGGAGTCACCAAAAGCAAATCAGCTCCTGCACAGGGACTGGAGAAAAAGAAGGGATTCTTAAATCAGCTCGGGCCTGCCTTTATTACTTCGGCCTTAGTTCTCGGACCCGGAAGCCTGACCCTTTCTTCTAAAATCGGAGCCATTTACGGAATGCAGCTCATCTGGGCTCTGGTGATTGTAGTGATTTTCATGATGATCTTCACAGAAATGAGCACAAGGATTGGATTGGCAGCCAATGAGTCTTTCATCCAGGTAATGAAAAAGAAATGGGGCAGGACAGCTTCCCTTTTGATTGGCATAGGAGCTTTTCTTGTTACTGCTTCTTTTCAGGCAGGCAATGCGCTCGGTTCAGGGCTGGCTGTATCAAGTGTCACCGGCACGTCTGCCAGCCTTTGGATCATAATTGTCACACTGCTCGGAGTTGCTTTTTTATTTTCCAAGAATTTTTATCAAATCCTTGAGAAACTTATGCTCGGGCTTGTAGTGCTGATGCTGGTCTCATTTGCAATCACTTTAATTCTCGTAAAGCCTTCTTTTACTGAAATGCTTGCAGGCTTTGTCCCTATTATTCCTGATGGCTCCCTCCCGCTGATTATTGCGATAACAGCAACTAGCTTTTCTATCGTTGGAGCCTGTTATCAATCATATCTAGTACAGGAAAAAGGCTGGAAGCTGGAACATCGTTCTTCAGGCATGAGGGAGACGTACTTGGGCATCTTTATTCTGGGCCTGATATCCCTTATGATCATGCTTTGTGCAGCAGCCATTTTGAAGCCGCAGGGAATTGTAGTTAATTCAGTCTCTGATATGGGCCTTGCCTTGGAACCGCTATATGGAAACTGGGCAGCTATTCTCTTTATGCTTGGGCTTTTTGGCGCCTCTTTTTCCTCACTGATGGGGAATGCAACTATTGGAGGTGCTTTGCTATCAGATGGCCTTGGACTCGGAAGCAAGCTGACCTCTAAATCAGTAAAGGGCTTTATTATTCTAGTCATGGCTTTTGGATCGCTTGTTGGCATCATCTTTGGGTCTGCACCAGTGAATATGATTATATTCGCTCAGGCCATCACCATTGTGATAGTTCCATTCATTGCAATAGCAATCCTTTCGGTAGCGAATGATGAAAAGATTATGGGTTCAATGAAGAATACGCTTTGGAAAAATGTTTTGGGCATTGCTGGTTTGGCCGTCCTGATTCTATTGGCGATCAACAACATTATCACAATCTTTTTTAAATAA